A stretch of Podospora bellae-mahoneyi strain CBS 112042 chromosome 5, whole genome shotgun sequence DNA encodes these proteins:
- a CDS encoding hypothetical protein (EggNog:ENOG503P2DG; COG:G; CAZy:AA9): MKASTTLAVLAAAGAQAHYTFPGTKYNGVAQPQWDTVRITQNHYSNGPVTDVNSPLMTCYERDPGVGAPNTLAVTAGSTVTFQVGSSVGHPGPLHFYMAKVPAGKTAKTFDGKGAVWFKIYQDGPSGLGTGSIKWPSDGKTEVSVQIPSCIANGEYLLRVEHIALHSAGSVGGAQLYLSCAQISVTGGSGTLNTGQLVSFPGAYKATDPGILFQLYWPTPTSYTNPGPAPVRC; this comes from the exons ATGAAggcttccaccaccctcgcgGTCCTCGCCGCTGCTGGCGCTCAAGCCCACTACACCTTCCCCGGTACCAAGTACAACGGTGTTGCCCAGCCCCAATGGGACACCGTCCGCATCACTCAGAACCACTACTCCAACGGCCCGGTCACCGATGTCAACTCCCCCCTCATGACCTGCTACGAGCGTGACCCCGGCGTCGGtgcccccaacaccctcgccgtCACCGCCGGCTCCACCGTCACCTTCCAGGTCGGCTCCTCCGTCGGCCACCCCGGCCCTCTTCACTTCTACATGGCCAAGGTCCCCGCCGGCAAGACGGCCAAGACCTTTGACGGCAAGGGCGCTGTCTGGTTCAAGATCTACCAGGATGGTCCTTCCGGCCTCGGCACAGGTTCCATCAAGTGGCCCAGCGATG GCAAGACCGAGGTCTCGGTCCAGATCCCCAGCTGCATCGCCAACGGCGAATACCTCCTCCGTGTTGAGCACATCGCTCTCCACTCGGCCGGCAGCGTCGGTGGTGCCCAGCTCTACCTCTCCTGCGCCCAGATCTCCGTCACGGGCGGCTCCGGcaccctcaacaccggcCAGCTGGTGTCCTTCCCCGGTGCTTACAAGGCTACCGACCCTGGCATTCTGTTCCAGCTTTACTGGCCTACACCTACCTCTTATACCAACCCTGGCCCTGCTCCCGTCCGCTGCTAA
- a CDS encoding hypothetical protein (EggNog:ENOG503NVEQ; COG:C), which translates to MTHPANSNSKKPPGNNNDSSHHITSSLFPSPSLANNSPLIHNPDYTHLPTLPDGVTLQPPGKLPTTNAATGASAAGVRALTSQAIAFYFRAPVKAFFRTRVDYLAYARAIQEQQLAAYLASSNPTSSNAAWGWFKGRLRGSTPGLIASAVRYHGWRVVPDQVLPPLIANVGVGAVLYTSYLQILGRLHPESALASKRVYPPPSPGETFTAGLLAGGIQSFVAAPLDAVQARYDLGVGGAGMTGSGTTMGGGTKGVVVEGGANGNGNKAARIARPRSMWTFSREKLAEIGPRGIFAGWGLSLVKDSMGSAVFFSLFEWIKAQGYYGFVGWYYGSLEEDTIVLLSQRRPAGLDGKVGSRRDRLTGEVEREDDGGLRMPTIIRPHYAIEPAFLLLAGMGASVAQQVVLHPLGHIQVEHWERLEALDAKARKLKSTEGGSSRRMFKAYRDAYRVTWGECAAEAKTAGLSMRQWLYRGFWWNTIRQVPSTSAGLIIFELVRRKYGLGGDQVKINRDGYDILLT; encoded by the coding sequence atgacaCACCCAGCAAACTCCAACAGCAAAAAGCCCCcaggcaacaacaacgactCATCTCACCACATcacatcctccctcttccccagcccatccctcgccaacaacagccccttAATCCACAACCCAGACtacacccacctccccaccctcccagaCGGCGTaaccctccaaccaccaggaaaactccccaccaccaacgcaGCAACCGGCGCCTCAGCCGCCGGCGTCCGCGCGCTCACCTCCCAGGCCATCGCCTTCTACTTCCGCGCCCCGGTGAAAGCCTTTTTTCGGACCAGGGTCGATTACCTAGCCTATGCCCGGGCGATCCAAGAACAGCAGCTCGCCGCTtacctcgcctcctccaaccctaCGTCGTCTAATGCCGCCTGGGGCTGGTTTAAGGGCCGTTTGAGGGGGAGCACACCCGGCTTGATTGCCTCAGCGGTGAGATATCatgggtggagggtggtgcctGATCAGGTGTTGCCGCCTTTGATTGCAAATGTCGGCGTGGGAGCGGTGCTGTACACGAGTTACCTCCAGATTTTGGGACGGCTTCACCCGGAAAGCGCGCTGGCCAGTAAAAGGGTTTATCCGCCTCCGTCGCCGGGCGAGACGTTTACCGCCGGGCTGTTGGCGGGGGGGATACAGAGTTTTGTGGCTGCGCCGTTGGATGCTGTGCAGGCCAGGTATGacttgggggttgggggggcggggatgACGGGGAGTGGGACTACCATGGGGGGTGGgacgaagggggtggtggtggagggaggtgcGAATGGGAATGGAAACAAGGCGGCAAGGATTGCTCGGCCCAGGAGCATGTGGACTTTTAGTCGGGAGAAGCTTGCCGAGATTGGACCGAGGGGGATATTCGCTGGGTGGGGGTTGAGTTTGGTGAAGGATAGTATGGGGAGTGCGGTGTTCTTCAGTTTGTTCGAGTGGATTAAGGCGCAGGGGTACTATGGGTTTGTGGGGTGGTATTATGGCAGTTTGGAAGAGGACACGATTGTGCTGTTGTCGCAGAGGAGACCGGCGGGGCTGGATGGCAAGGTTGGTTCGAGGAGGGACAGGCTTacgggagaggtggagagagaggatgatggggggcTGAGAATGCCTACTATTATTCGACCTCATTATGCTATAGAGCCCGCGtttttgttgcttgctgGCATGGGGGCATCGGTAGCGCAGCAGGTGGTTCTTCATCCGCTGGGTCACATTCAGGTGGAGCATTGGGAAAGGCTCGAGGCGTTGGATGCCAAGGCTAGGAAGCTTAAATCAACTGAAGGGggaagctcaagaagaaTGTTCAAGGCTTATAGGGATGCATACAGGGTTACATGGGGAGAATGCGCTGCGGAGGCCAAGACGGCCGGGCTGAGCATGCGACAGTGGTTGTACCGAGGGTTTTGGTGGAACACCATCAGACAAGTTCCAAGCACATCGGCCGGCTTGATCATCTTTGAGCTTGTCCGAAGAAAATATGGTCTTGGCGGCGACCAGGTCAAGATCAATAGGGATGGATACGATATTTTGTTGACGTAA
- a CDS encoding hypothetical protein (EggNog:ENOG503P433; COG:S) produces the protein MIPTLTSPALFLTAALAPWAALAAPPAIISYRAAAPPTALPQRATANDLKWQPSLDFDTDGCYNVPAIDAQGNIVEGLPHNWTGYSSNCRDLSDLDNNNVYSRQRCNNGWCIYLYGYYFEKDVAIANFIDPGHTHDWEHIAVWVRQSTNQAEYVGVSQHGEYEIKAASQVRWDGDHPKIVYHKDGVSTHCFRFADASDDNIENHKGVWFRGALVSYNGFPSLAIRDKLFAHDFGKATIGFKDATFAGNIGRAKHSSITFDANLDVGSPGNP, from the coding sequence ATGATCCCCACCCTCACTTCCCCCGCCCTGTTCCTGACAGCGGCACTTGCCCCGTGGGCCGCCTTGGCAGCACCCcccgccatcatctcctACCGTGCCGCGGCCCCCCCAACGGCTCTCCCCCAGAGAGCCACAGCCAATGACCTCAAATGGCAACCCTCTCTGGACTTTGACACCGATGGATGCTACAACGTCCCTGCCATCGACGCCCAGGGCAACATCGTGGAGGGTCTCCCCCACAATTGGACCGGCTACTCTTCCAACTGTCGCGACCTCTCCgacctcgacaacaacaacgtcTACTCCCGCCAGCGGTGCAACAACGGCTGGTGCATCTACCTGTACGGGTATTACTTCGAGAAGGACgtcgccatcgccaactTTATTGACCCCGGCCACACCCACGATTGGGAGCACATTGCCGTGTGGGTGAGGCAAAGCACCAACCAGGCCGAGTATGTCGGCGTCTCACAGCACGGGGAATATGAGATCAAGGCTGCCAGCCAGGTTAGATGGGATGGAGACCACCCCAAGATTGTCTATCACAAGGACGGGGTTAGCACTCACTGCTTCCGCTTTGCCGATGCCAGCGATGACAACATTGAGAACCACAAGGGCGTGTGGTTCAGGGGTGCATTGGTGTCGTATAATGGCTTCCCTTCGCTTGCTATCCGGGACAAGTTGTTTGCGCACGACTTTGGTAAGGCCACGATCGGCTTCAAAGACGCGACTTTCGCTGGGAATATTGGACGGGCGAAGCACAGCTCCATCACTTTCGATGCCAACTTGGATGTTGGGTCGCCTGGAAATCcatga
- a CDS encoding hypothetical protein (EggNog:ENOG503NXSE; COG:E) → MVEEAAREWECCVNLRFEFGHPEWNSDVRISFHPIHARHGIGSSWSDFGTDALTSSYACNMYLDVQYRALTRGTVLHEFGHLPAFDHDHQSPKSIIKGTRRLSPWNSDTERPAFWKTTTFTPFKALILNVQLLIQQSHDVRYSCEVDAELADVPQAYCSFRIGQIFRRSPVPIRTTSPTNTTTTASSTTSRMGSVLPVRSHTQPTV, encoded by the coding sequence ATGGTCGAAGAGGCCGCCCGAGAATGGGAATGTTGCGTTAATTTGCGATTTGAATTCGGTCACCCGGAATGGAACTCTGATGTTCGTATTTCATTTCACCCCATCCACGCTCGCCATGGCATAGGGTCCTCGTGGTCTGACTTCGGAACCGATGCTCTGACGTCTTCTTATGCATGCAACATGTATCTGGATGTTCAGTACAGAGCATTGACACGCGGCACAGTGCTCCATGAGTTTGGACATCTCCCGGCTTTCGACCATGATCATCAGTCTCCTAAATCAATCATCAAGGGAACAAGACGGCTGTCGCCATGGAACTCCGACACAGAACGTCCCGCTTTCTGGAAGACAACTACTTTCACACCTTTCAAGGCCCTGATATTGAATGTACAGCTTTTGATCCAACAGTCCCATGATGTACGGTATTCCTGTGAGGTGGACGCTGAATTGGCAGACGTACCACAAGCCTACTGTTCTTTCCGAATCGGACAAATCTTTCGCCGCTCACCAGTACCCATTCgcaccacctcgccaaccaacaccaccaccacagcaagtAGCACTACCTCGCGTATGGGAAGTGTCTTGCCAGTGCGGAGCCACACTCAGCCAACCGTATAA
- a CDS encoding hypothetical protein (EggNog:ENOG503PN95; COG:S) has product MAGGPNTSDDAVDQAAASLRAASSGGFAPLVKLLLKRHEKSFPDVFKEKILNGKDKDGVGPLFSAAFAGHADVIEVLLAQKGIAVNLKNTKDWTPLQAALSNDNELASELLVEEDAVTATKEFHVNWNPLFHAAGAGYIHVVKSVKEEINLQHGDGMTALYPALLGW; this is encoded by the exons ATGGCTGGCGGTCCAAATACATCCGACGACGCCGTGGACCAAGCAGCAGCGTCGCTGCGCGCCGCCTCATCCGGCGGTTTCGCACCGTTGGTTAAGCTCCTTCTCAAGAGGCACGAAAAGTCGTTTCCCGATGTGTTCAAAGAAAAGATCCTTAAcggcaaggacaaggacgggGTCGGCCCCTTGttctccgccgcctttgCCGGCCATGCTGACGTGATCGAAGTACTCCTTGCTCAGAAGGGCATCGCCGTCAACCTGAAGAACACCAAGGACTGGACTCCCCTCCAAGCGGCGCTGAGCAACGACAACGAACTCGCATCCGAATTgttggtggaagaagacgcGGTGACTGCCACCAAGGAGTTTCATGTCAATTGGAACCCACTTTTTCATGCCGCCGGTGCCGGCTACATTCATGTCGTCAAAA GTGTCAAAGAGGAGATCAACCTACAGCACGGTGACGGGATGACGGCGCTGTATCCGGCTTTGTTGGGCTGGTGA
- a CDS encoding hypothetical protein (COG:S; EggNog:ENOG503P591) — MEGDEKVPYRLFDPFFTPCYRMFGAQWRRAMAMLANQPLSKRFRHAKFESSAPLFGSTSTRWSTHKADDTTVKFPSLHADIEKALGTASIIPKPWFNDHSEDDGKATQEYFTHVMGRFKCQNQNCSKSGWSSKKVGILIRQFSGNGYYALVFKQRCRVCDKLGVLRLNQDSYVKRVVYRLKKWAGIAVEKPVFGGKRGERRHERKFCEACLAGYDCQKASLEE, encoded by the coding sequence ATGGAAGGTGACGAAAAGGTCCCCTATCGACTCTTCGATCCGTTTTTCACCCCATGCTACAGGATGTTTGGCGCGCAATGGAGGAGAGCCATGGCGATGCTTGCCAACCAGCCACTGTCCAAACGGTTCCGTCACGCCAAATTTGAGTCCAGCGCCCCCCTATTTGGATCGACATCGACAAGATGGTCAACTCACAAGGCGGATGATACAACAGTCAAATTCCCATCTCTCCACGCAGATATCGAGAAGGCCCTCGGCACCGCATCGATCATTCCCAAGCCGTGGTTCAATGATCACAGCGAAGACGACGGCAAAGCCACGCAAGAATACTTTACACACGTCATGGGTCGCTTCAAATGCCAGAATCAGAATTGCTCCAAGTCCGGCTGGAGCAGTAAGAAGGTCGGGATCCTAATCCGGCAGTTCTCCGGGAACGGCTATTACGCCTTGGTGTTCAAACAGCGCTGCAGGGTGTGCGATAAATTGGGGGTTTTGCGGCTGAACCAGGATTCGTACGTGAAAAGGGTGGTGTACCGGCTGAAGAAATGGGCTGGCATTGCTGTAGAGAAACCTGTATTCGGTGGGAAGCGCGGTGAGCGGCGGCATGAGCGTAAATTTTGTGAGGCCTGCCTGGCGGGTTATGACTGCCAGAAGGCTTCTCTAGAAGAGTGA
- a CDS encoding hypothetical protein (EggNog:ENOG503NXSE; COG:O) produces the protein MSAPAAPNDNKTEKPEREHVYAVTIPSHQWKRGEVIPTAFVNGIPQLQAKVKQHAQELEKHANIRFKFRPSEHGPARITIAMDPQLGSYSKLDTQSPVAAYNNPDNPTMNLRIDQTTPDEEIRRNCMPELLHAIGFDHEHQSPAANIEWDEDAVYEETAKSGWIREKTQQAQRAALKIRPRFNHDVPDPREPDKERVFQHSEHHAF, from the coding sequence ATGAGCGCACCCGCCGCCCCAAATGACAACAAAACTGAAAAGCCCGAGCGCGAACATGTCTACGCCGTCACCATACCCAGTCATCAGTGGAAACGCGGCGAGGTAATCCCCACAGCCTTTGTCAATGGCATCCCGCAACTCCAAGCCAAGGTGAAGCAGCATGCTCAAGAACTCGAAAAGCACGCCAATATTCGCTTCAAGTTCCGGCCTTCTGAGCATGGCCCCGCCAGGATCACCATCGCCATGGATCCCCAGTTAGGCTCCTACTCAAAACTTGACACCCAGTCTCCCGTCGCTGCCTACAACAATCCCGACAATCCCACCATGAACTTGCGTATCGACCAGACAACACCAGATGAAGAGATTCGAAGAAACTGTATGCCCGAGCTTCTTCACGCAATCGGGTTTGACCATGAGCACCAGTCGCCAGCCGCCAACATTGAGTGGGATGAAGATGCTGTCTACGAGGAAACGGCCAAGAGCGGTTGGATACGTGAGAAGACTCAACAAGCGCAACGTGCAGCACTCAAGATTCGACCCCGATTCAATCATGATGTACCCGATCCAAGAGAACCGGACAAGGAACGGGTTTTCCAACACTCGGAACACCATGCTTTCTGA